One genomic region from Armatimonadota bacterium encodes:
- the mutL gene encoding DNA mismatch repair endonuclease MutL has product METRAQRSIINILDDNTANKIAAGEVIERPASVVKELVENSLDAGATEIRIDLIDGGKRLIRVTDNGIGMSREDSVLSLRRHATSKIKSADDLFSIRTLGFRGEALPSIASVSHTKIVTRKPEDDLGTKITCVAGKIEEVTDIGAPPGTSVLVKDLFFNLPARKKFLKTAQTELGHITELVNRFAISHGEVDITLSHNDRVIFRSPSSNLLTDAVLTVFGRDAAEAVVEINSQAGPYKVYGVISKPSYSKANRSGQLFFVNRRFVRNRNLIHALDEAYRGILPQGRFPLLICFIDVPPEFVDVNVHPTKIEVKFAREWEVHNIVISCIRDALSSSNIIPNAEDLLPSASNIRRPTFTPTYQKKLTQSTTDELEEFRKSLTAKLEQQKEELFVPQITQEGVTQEQETAAQINPLEGAEVLAQARNLYIVAQSSAGILLIDQHVAHERILYDQLSNMYSKVHAQRLIVPLTLNLGHREALVLEHKLDDFRALGFEIESFGKDSFIVRSIPAIIVDKNYEQVLKDMIEELTELTITRRLLVRREALITTSACKMAIKAGDKLSHEEMVRLISDLKHTSNPYLCPHGRPIVVCLSNHDLDKMFGR; this is encoded by the coding sequence ATGGAAACAAGAGCGCAGCGTAGCATAATTAACATTCTCGACGACAACACCGCAAATAAAATCGCAGCAGGTGAGGTAATAGAGCGACCAGCCTCTGTTGTTAAGGAGCTTGTAGAAAACTCCTTGGACGCTGGCGCTACCGAGATTAGGATTGACCTGATAGACGGAGGCAAGCGACTGATTCGAGTAACCGACAATGGTATCGGCATGTCACGAGAAGACTCTGTGCTAAGCCTTAGAAGGCACGCAACATCGAAAATCAAATCAGCCGATGACCTTTTTTCCATTCGCACACTTGGATTCCGCGGTGAAGCCCTCCCAAGCATTGCCTCAGTCTCACACACAAAAATCGTTACGAGAAAACCAGAAGATGATTTAGGCACGAAAATCACGTGCGTTGCTGGCAAGATTGAGGAGGTCACCGATATTGGCGCTCCGCCCGGTACATCTGTACTTGTCAAAGACTTGTTTTTCAATCTTCCAGCGCGCAAGAAATTTCTCAAAACAGCACAAACGGAACTGGGACATATTACCGAGCTTGTAAATCGGTTCGCCATTTCACACGGTGAAGTAGATATAACTCTCTCGCATAATGACCGAGTTATTTTTCGCTCGCCAAGCTCGAATCTCCTAACAGATGCAGTCCTTACGGTCTTTGGAAGAGACGCTGCAGAGGCAGTGGTTGAAATTAACAGCCAAGCAGGACCTTACAAGGTTTATGGGGTTATTTCAAAGCCATCATACTCAAAGGCAAACCGGTCTGGACAGCTATTTTTCGTTAACCGGCGCTTTGTGCGAAATCGAAATCTTATCCATGCACTTGACGAAGCATATCGAGGCATCCTTCCCCAAGGGCGATTTCCACTTTTAATTTGCTTCATTGACGTCCCGCCTGAATTTGTGGATGTAAACGTTCATCCAACAAAAATCGAAGTCAAATTCGCTCGAGAATGGGAAGTTCATAATATTGTAATTTCATGCATTCGCGATGCGCTTTCTTCAAGCAATATTATTCCGAATGCAGAGGATCTTCTACCATCAGCTTCAAATATTCGGAGACCGACATTCACCCCGACATATCAAAAGAAGCTTACGCAATCAACCACAGATGAGCTAGAGGAGTTCCGAAAATCTCTTACGGCAAAGCTTGAGCAACAAAAAGAAGAGTTGTTTGTACCGCAAATCACGCAGGAAGGGGTTACACAAGAGCAAGAAACAGCAGCGCAAATAAACCCCTTGGAAGGCGCTGAAGTATTAGCTCAAGCAAGAAACTTATACATTGTTGCACAATCCTCAGCGGGAATACTATTAATAGACCAACACGTAGCTCACGAACGCATCCTTTATGACCAGCTTTCAAATATGTATAGCAAGGTCCATGCTCAGCGCCTAATTGTCCCATTGACACTTAACTTGGGCCATAGAGAGGCCCTTGTATTAGAACACAAGCTTGATGATTTTCGCGCTCTTGGCTTCGAAATTGAATCTTTTGGAAAAGATTCATTCATTGTGCGGTCAATACCCGCGATAATTGTGGATAAAAATTATGAGCAAGTATTAAAAGACATGATTGAGGAGCTAACCGAATTAACAATTACCCGCCGTCTTCTAGTGCGCCGAGAAGCCTTAATAACAACATCGGCGTGTAAAATGGCAATAAAGGCAGGGGACAAACTTTCGCATGAGGAAATGGTTAGGTTAATAAGCGATTTAAAACACACAAGTAATCCATACCTATGCCCACATGGGCGCCCTATTGTAGTTTGTCTCTCCAATCATGATTTAGACAAAATGTTTGGGAGGTAG